DNA from Deltaproteobacteria bacterium:
GGCACCGCGATCCGATCTTCGCGCGCGACGGCTGGCGGTGCGCGGTCCCGGCATGCACGTCGCGCCGAAACCTGCACGACCACCATCTCCTCTTCCGCTCGCGCGGCGGCGGCAATGCGCGCGACAACCGCATCACCGTCTGCGCCTGGCACCACCTGCGGGGCATCCACCAGGGCCGCGTGCGGGCCTGGGGCACTGCACCCGATGCCGTCACCTGGGAGCTCGGCACGCGCCCCGGACAGCCGCCGCTGCTGACGCTGCGGGGCGACCGTTACATGGAGGGCTCAGATTCAGAGCTCGTGACGTAGCCTCGTGACCCACTCTCGCCGGGGTCCCGGCCACCGCGTCCGCTTCAGGTCCACGCGACCGTGGCGATCGAAGCGAACGCCCTCGCTCTCGAGGAACTCGCGCTGGATGCCGGCCCAGAAGCCGTCACGATGGCTGCAGCGGCCGGCCGCGTTGATGACGCGCTGCCACGGCACGAGGTCGAGCAGGGGACCGCGCAGCGCGCCCAGAGCCATCCCCACTGCCCGCGCGCCGCGCGGTTGGCCGAGGATGGCGGCCACCTGGCCGTAGGTGACCACCCTGCCGCGCGGGACGCGACGGACGACGCGATAGACCAGGCAGTAGAAGGGCGGCGGCCCGGAGCGGGGTGTGCGTCTCTGCTCACGCCGCCGAGGTCTGATCGCGCTCGGGTCGATCACCGCACCGCCACCTCGGCGCCGACCAGCATCCCCACGATGACGCATCCTGCGAGCGCCGTCAGCACCAGACCTACCCGCACCGACCTCGGCTCGTAGCGGAACGCGACCGTGTGCTGCCCCGCCGGCACGGCGACCGCGCGGAAGGCCAGGTTCGCGCGGTGGAGCGTCGCCGGCTGGCCGTCGACGTAGGCCCTCCAGCCCGGA
Protein-coding regions in this window:
- a CDS encoding YfhO family protein produces the protein PGWRAYVDGQPATLHRANLAFRAVAVPAGQHTVAFRYEPRSVRVGLVLTALAGCVIVGMLVGAEVAVR